A window from Thermococcus sp. 21S7 encodes these proteins:
- a CDS encoding preprotein translocase subunit SecD translates to MKRRTKKLLRNWRIILLTLFLIGSIATLALKPLTFGIDISGGVALVAQTEHPVDTKTMQLVVDSLQKRLNTLGLRDITVEAQGNQIVLIKVANVTSPEEANQIKSVIESQGVFYMEFAGTVFGTGSDVEYVGIYKIDPTTNGWSVPFRISKSAAEKFAELAYGKKGWPVDMFLDPPVNSLMVVPESVYKAMNSSEFNAEAPEAPTLLERITRAFNISVVAYANQSADEIAKLARGKDKIVLVDVPGELQTELEGMNLTVRYVPRAQGENDHALIIRVLGLYGPYSLGEGLTVGQPQQDVQITGSAPDRLTAEQEASTIYTVLKSGSLPVKLTVVGMEFISPRLGEGFRTQALYAGIGALITVLLIVYFHYRKWRIAIPVASTSLFEAIIILGFAALIRWNLDLPSIAGIIAAIGTGVDQQIVITDELLGGEKTTKISRRSSVLKRMGRAFFVIFASAATTIAAMSFLLVYFVGTLKGFAFTTILGVLIGILITRPAYAEIAKYLLGED, encoded by the coding sequence ATGAAGAGAAGAACCAAAAAGCTCCTCCGGAACTGGAGGATAATCCTGCTCACGCTCTTCCTCATAGGCTCGATAGCGACCCTTGCGCTCAAACCGCTCACCTTCGGTATAGACATAAGCGGCGGTGTCGCGCTCGTTGCCCAGACGGAGCATCCCGTCGACACCAAGACCATGCAGCTCGTCGTCGATTCGCTGCAGAAGAGGCTGAACACCCTCGGTCTGAGGGACATAACTGTCGAGGCCCAGGGGAATCAGATAGTCCTCATCAAGGTTGCCAATGTCACGTCCCCGGAGGAGGCGAATCAGATAAAGAGCGTCATCGAGAGTCAGGGTGTCTTCTACATGGAGTTCGCGGGGACGGTCTTCGGAACCGGCAGCGACGTTGAGTACGTGGGCATCTACAAGATAGACCCCACCACCAACGGCTGGAGCGTTCCCTTCAGGATTTCAAAGAGCGCCGCCGAGAAGTTCGCCGAGCTGGCCTACGGCAAGAAGGGCTGGCCCGTTGACATGTTCCTCGACCCGCCCGTTAACTCCCTGATGGTTGTTCCTGAGAGCGTTTACAAGGCCATGAACAGCTCGGAGTTCAACGCCGAGGCTCCCGAGGCGCCGACTCTCCTTGAGAGGATCACCAGGGCGTTCAACATAAGCGTCGTCGCCTACGCCAACCAGAGCGCCGATGAGATAGCCAAGCTCGCCCGGGGCAAGGATAAGATAGTTCTCGTTGACGTTCCGGGGGAGCTTCAGACCGAGCTTGAGGGAATGAACCTCACGGTAAGGTACGTTCCAAGGGCCCAGGGTGAGAACGACCACGCGCTCATAATCAGGGTTCTCGGTCTCTACGGCCCGTACTCTCTCGGTGAAGGCCTCACCGTTGGCCAGCCGCAGCAGGACGTTCAGATAACCGGAAGCGCCCCGGACAGACTCACGGCCGAGCAGGAAGCCAGCACCATATACACCGTCCTCAAGAGCGGTTCGCTCCCCGTCAAGCTCACCGTCGTCGGCATGGAGTTCATCTCCCCGAGGCTCGGTGAGGGCTTCAGAACGCAGGCGCTCTACGCGGGCATAGGTGCTCTGATAACGGTTCTCCTCATCGTCTACTTCCACTACAGGAAGTGGAGGATAGCCATACCCGTTGCCTCCACCAGCCTCTTCGAGGCGATAATCATCCTGGGCTTCGCGGCGCTCATCAGATGGAACCTCGACCTTCCGAGCATAGCGGGCATCATCGCCGCCATAGGTACCGGTGTCGACCAGCAGATAGTCATAACCGACGAGCTCCTCGGTGGGGAGAAGACCACGAAGATAAGCAGGCGTTCCAGCGTGCTCAAGAGGATGGGAAGGGCGTTCTTCGTCATCTTCGCCTCGGCGGCAACGACGATAGCGGCCATGAGCTTCCTGCTGGTCTACTTCGTTGGAACGCTCAAGGGCTTCGCCTTCACGACGATACTGGGCGTGCTCATCGGAATCCTGATAACCAGGCCAGCCTACGCTGAGATAGCCAAATACCTCCTCGGTGAGGACTGA
- the speD gene encoding adenosylmethionine decarboxylase produces the protein MAEIETIGFHYVVEAAGCDPEILGNADKIRKIFLEAAKVGRMEVKASYFFKFSPTGVSGMVIVAESHISIHTWPEKGYAALDVYTCGTTADPEKAVDYILDKLRAQYAHVSEIKRGIEEEDETFTHMILTWEEKLERKNGK, from the coding sequence ATGGCTGAGATAGAGACGATCGGGTTCCACTACGTTGTTGAGGCCGCAGGTTGCGATCCCGAAATCCTCGGTAACGCTGACAAGATAAGAAAGATATTCCTAGAAGCCGCCAAGGTCGGTAGAATGGAGGTCAAGGCGAGCTATTTCTTTAAGTTCTCGCCCACTGGCGTTAGCGGCATGGTCATCGTCGCAGAGAGCCACATCTCGATACACACCTGGCCGGAGAAGGGCTACGCCGCTCTGGACGTCTACACCTGCGGAACCACCGCAGACCCGGAAAAGGCCGTTGACTACATCCTGGACAAGCTCCGCGCTCAGTACGCCCACGTTTCCGAGATAAAGCGCGGAATAGAGGAGGAGGACGAGACCTTCACCCACATGATACTCACGTGGGAGGAGAAGCTCGAAAGGAAGAATGGAAAATAG
- a CDS encoding V-type ATP synthase subunit H, producing MEDVIKQIVDAEKQAEERIERAKEQAKEIVLKAREEAKLLEKNIVEEAEKNAESLIEKARLKGEEEAKRILAEGDSEIEELKVKATNNFEKAISAGIALVRGS from the coding sequence ATGGAGGACGTCATCAAGCAGATTGTTGATGCAGAGAAGCAGGCCGAGGAGAGGATCGAGAGGGCCAAGGAGCAGGCCAAGGAGATAGTCCTCAAGGCCCGCGAAGAGGCCAAGCTTCTCGAAAAGAACATAGTTGAAGAGGCAGAGAAAAACGCCGAATCCCTCATCGAGAAGGCCCGTCTCAAGGGGGAAGAGGAAGCCAAAAGGATACTTGCTGAGGGGGACTCCGAGATCGAGGAGCTCAAGGTCAAGGCCACTAACAACTTCGAGAAAGCCATCTCTGCGGGAATAGCGCTCGTGAGAGGGAGCTGA
- a CDS encoding protein translocase subunit SecF — MSKSKPKSKPSTNSVRAKKQEKLSFLARMEYKQMIMYPLAVFVIALILLAVNFPTLGIDLQGGVVVTAYGVNANPDELGKYISDKIGVDVRVESFTGVETNGVRVYAPTGTDPLNIIDVMKEKYPSAEYTHSEVQPTFGEIAQQQGIRALAFAFLAMAVVVFLFFRNLVPSLTIIFSALSDMTIAVALMGLFGIELTTATIAALLMLIGYTVDSNILLTTKLLRRKEDSVERAYLAAVSTGFTMSTTTLGALLILWIISTSQTIDNIAIVLIFGLLADFMNTWVLNAGVLKWYLTREAPRGGKA; from the coding sequence ATGTCGAAGTCTAAACCGAAGTCCAAGCCCTCCACTAATTCCGTGAGGGCAAAGAAACAGGAAAAGCTGAGCTTTCTAGCGCGGATGGAATACAAGCAGATGATAATGTACCCCCTTGCTGTCTTCGTGATAGCACTGATACTTCTCGCGGTCAACTTTCCAACGCTTGGAATAGACCTCCAGGGCGGTGTTGTGGTCACCGCCTACGGGGTGAATGCGAATCCTGATGAACTGGGTAAATACATAAGCGATAAAATAGGGGTGGACGTTAGGGTTGAGAGCTTCACCGGTGTGGAGACCAACGGCGTCAGGGTTTATGCCCCAACAGGCACCGATCCCCTTAATATAATCGACGTCATGAAGGAAAAGTATCCCAGCGCGGAATACACGCACAGTGAGGTGCAGCCGACCTTTGGAGAGATAGCCCAGCAGCAGGGAATAAGGGCCCTCGCCTTTGCGTTCCTCGCGATGGCCGTCGTGGTCTTCCTGTTCTTCAGAAACCTCGTGCCGTCACTCACGATAATATTCTCCGCACTCTCCGACATGACGATAGCCGTCGCCCTGATGGGTCTCTTTGGAATTGAACTGACAACTGCCACGATAGCGGCCCTGCTCATGCTCATAGGTTACACCGTCGACAGCAACATCCTCCTGACCACGAAGCTCCTCAGGAGAAAAGAGGACTCCGTGGAGAGGGCTTACCTCGCCGCGGTTTCAACGGGCTTTACGATGAGCACCACGACTCTGGGTGCCCTGCTGATCCTCTGGATAATCTCGACCTCGCAGACCATCGACAACATTGCCATAGTCCTCATCTTCGGTCTGCTCGCGGACTTCATGAACACGTGGGTTCTCAACGCGGGCGTGCTCAAGTGGTACCTCACCAGGGAAGCCCCCAGGGGTGGTAAGGCATGA
- a CDS encoding TrkA family potassium uptake protein → MFVVIMGAGRVGYLVAKMLEEEGHDVTIIEMDKERAKELSLLINGLVIEGDATDPKTLEEANIKQADAFAALTGKDDANLLACILAKHLNPKIKTSLRISNPQNRRIFEEVTDLKRYFDFVISPEEIAAEYISRNIVTPGFDRVLFPKEGAEIVRFSINGDSEIAGKLVKDLKLPRDALMVAVYDEKGNLIIPSGDTKLPGSGQIIIFAKNSVLDDVKKLLEKKKPNNES, encoded by the coding sequence ATGTTCGTCGTTATCATGGGTGCCGGAAGGGTCGGCTACCTCGTGGCCAAGATGCTTGAGGAGGAGGGACACGACGTCACCATAATAGAGATGGACAAGGAGCGCGCCAAGGAGCTCTCCCTCCTCATCAACGGTCTGGTCATCGAGGGCGACGCCACCGACCCGAAAACGCTTGAGGAGGCCAACATAAAGCAGGCCGATGCCTTCGCCGCACTGACCGGCAAGGACGACGCGAATCTGCTCGCCTGCATCTTAGCGAAGCACCTCAACCCGAAGATTAAGACGTCGCTCAGGATAAGCAACCCGCAGAACAGGCGCATATTCGAGGAGGTCACCGACCTCAAGCGCTACTTCGACTTCGTGATTTCGCCTGAGGAGATAGCCGCGGAGTACATCAGCAGGAACATAGTCACGCCGGGCTTCGACCGCGTTTTATTCCCGAAGGAGGGCGCGGAGATAGTCCGCTTCAGCATAAACGGGGACAGCGAGATAGCCGGCAAGCTGGTCAAGGACCTGAAGCTGCCTAGGGACGCGCTCATGGTGGCGGTTTACGACGAGAAGGGCAACCTAATAATTCCGTCAGGGGATACAAAGCTTCCAGGGAGTGGACAGATAATAATCTTCGCCAAGAACAGCGTTCTCGACGACGTGAAGAAGCTCCTGGAAAAGAAAAAACCCAACAATGAAAGCTAA